Below is a genomic region from Castanea sativa cultivar Marrone di Chiusa Pesio chromosome 2, ASM4071231v1.
GAATATGCAAAATTTTAGTCCACACCTTAATAACCTTCTTGTTGACAATTCCATAAGGGTGAAGGCTGAAACAATTCCTGACGCAAATAGTCAGACAACTCTCTTTACTGAACACTTTGGACAGGACGATCTCATGAGTGCACTCCTCAAACAGGTTTGTGGTTTGGATGTTTGCATTGGCTTTTATCTAATCAATGTTTTCAATTACTAAAGTAGAAAATTCTTCTGTTTTCCAGCAGCAAGGAGGCATTGGGACAGCTGAAACAGATTTCGACTTAGATGGTTATTCCATGGATAATATTCCCGTGTAGAAAAATGCTCCATGCTTCAGCTCCTTCTATGATTGCAGTTTCTGTTGTACATACTTGCAACCATTGATGGAATTTTAACCTGCCTCACAAAAAAGATTCAATTTTCTACCTCAAGGTCCTGAACAAAGGGGGCTGCATTATTTCACTTATATGCATCTTCCTTTGTGAATAGCCTGCTATGCTAGTTTAACTTGGATGGATGATGATTGGACCAGTGGAAGATTCAGATGGATCAAGCAGGTAAGATAGACCACTGCATTATATGCAAAGATGTACATGGCTACATGCAAGTTTTGACTGCTGTTAGCAGCAAACTACAGCAAGAAGCTACTAATTTTAGGGTGCTTGTGAAGTTGTCCATTGATTTTTGTGCGCATGTCTTTGAGTTGTGGAGACAAGGTTTTGATACATCTGCAGATTTGTAGGAGCTTTTCTAACTCTAATAACACATTAAGTTTGCTatgtttttctctatttttgtcgttttttcattttattttattttttactcttaCTCAGAAATTGACTATGATGTAAATATACCATTTCATTGCTCAAGACACAAGTCTGGGCTTTCTTTCCTGGTTCTTTTCTTGTACCAAAATTTGAGGAGGCTCTCATCTATGCTTTATAATAAGCTTTTGTTGACAACCTCTTCATTATGTGACCTCCATTCTGCTTTCAGCTCTTTGTGTAAGATCTTGTTTTTTGAatcttgttaaattttttattagattggaAATTGTTATGTTGATCAACAAGCAACATAAATGTCAAGGTAGAGCTGGGGAAAAAAGCCTTAGAATTTTCCCCGTGCTTAAGTTACAGAATGTTTTAGATGGACTAGTCAGCAAGGGGGGTTGTAGCAATTCTTCACTTTCTGTTTATCTCCACACAGATCATATGCATCCAAAGCGTGGTCTTTGGACTTCACTCCTGGACAGTTCATTTCGTAGAATTGAAACCTATACTGCGCGCTAGACGTGGCTGTAGCATTTGGAAAAAGAGATTTTGAGCTTGTCATGGTAATGGTACAAGTTCCATTGCTTCTATGAGAAAACAGAGGTACCAAATGCTGATGATATGAGAATCAGTTTGGCACATCAAGGAGTATATATACCTGGACTTGATTCTCCTAAAAAAACCTGGACTATAGGGCTAGAACATAGTGAATAGTGAATACTTGAAAGGACATAGGTTGAGACGTTGAGGCAGTAcaaaacaacatatttgatgTAACATGAAAAGTAAAGAATAGAATCAATTATGATCACTTAAGAGTCGGCGTACAGGGATAGGGTTGCTTGAAGTCCACACCAAGGGAGGTTGAAAACTTTGGAATCGACACTTTATATTGGCTGGAGTCAACATCAGACTGTAAGAAAATTTCAAGAGATTTTTATTAACCAAGCAAACTATAAACTCTCCCTAGAGGTAGAAATAGAATACTATGTTTATGAGTAACCCCAATTCTAGTTGATTAAAtaaattctaattctaattgaTTTAGGCCTTTAGGGCgtctaaattattaaattatacaaataaCCTTCACCCTAGGAAATTAAATACGATACCAATAAATTGAATTATACTCTCAACCTAGAAgtgtaaattattaaattattggaattataaaaataaatttcaatctaagaaattaaataagatatcaataaaaatataatttactttcaaaataaaataaatatttctttgCATTTTCCACATCAATCACTTTTTAATGCCTTACTATGAACAAGTAAACTAGGCAAACAAGAATGTAGAACCAACACTCGGTATGGACTTGTTCTGCCTTTAAGAAGTACACGACACAAAAATCGACTGGCTAACCTGAGAAGTGAAAATTTTGACTCTTTCCATATAACTAGTTCAGggaaataatttattatcattCACTGAAAAGTCTATTGAACAACGCAGATGATTGTCGAGCAATTTTGTTTCAAGAAGCAAGAATTGCTATGACAGTAATGAACTAGTAAAAATTCAATAAGATATAATTTGcctttaaaaatgaaaaacaaaaaagaaaagagagactCAAAGATCAGGAGAAAATATCACTGTCCAAATTAAGTTTACCAAATTCACACGGGATAGAACATGATCTACTCAACACGAAATGATGATCACATCCAACAAAGGATGAGTGGGAGACATGATACAGAATTATACCATCCAATTGGCTTCAATGATGTTAACGCAATACAAAATTCTACATCACTTTATAGACTTGCTGTCATGTATCATTATATTCATCTTCTGTTAACTATATGCAGATCAGCAAGATTAAAAAGCCACAGTAGGAGCACAATAGcatcatgtatatatatgtaacaaTCATAGTTTACACGTCTTCCCGTAATGAAGAATGTGCCAAACAACTCCTGGATAAGGTATATATCAATCACTAAACgaataaaaaaatcagaagTAGCTACAAAACCCCATCCCCCAGCtattgccacatcaacataAACACTACAACTGAGAGGACTGAAAATATAGCAGCCGGGACCTTTCTACTACCACTGCTTGGAATTGTTGAAGGAAGTGAGCACTCCTCGCCATTGAAGTATACCTTAGTGGGAAAGCCATCTCCTTTAGCCACATTTATTCCAGGAGTCAACTTCTTAGTAAAAGAGATCACAGACTGTTGTTTCCCAGGCACCCAAGGATTCTGCTGTTGGTCTTCCGCCACAAGATAGTTTAATCCTGGATTACCCTGCATGAATATAGTATCATTGACACCATTCAAGCTCAAGGTACTTCCGTTGAACGAGTACATTTGTTGGAAACCAGCGGATGCCTTGTCCAATTCTACTGCAGCAAACCAATCAGCAAAGGAAGTATCGCCCCAATTGAAAAGTGTGATTCTTGCACTCCATCCATTAGTGTAATCTGTATACAAGTGCCAGTTAATACTGACCCCACAGTTATCTCCACAGGGCAATGGATTTGGCACTGGCTCATGTTGAAGTCGAGCCCACGCAGTAGACAAGGCAGTCCGATTATCAAATGGAACAAGAAGTGCATTTGATGGAAGAAGCATAGCTGGAGCTGTCGCGCTACAAGTACGAGCAGTGTTGCTAGGGCAACCACATGCACAAGTTTTGCACGGAATGACAGAGTCATTATAGTAAGCAGAAAATGAGACACAACATTTGGGACTTTCACTCTTGGGAATTGTGATATTGCACACCACCTGCCAGCTTGCAACTGCAGTTGAATTCACTGGTACACCGCTTGAAGCTGGAAATTCACTAGGACTCACCTGCACTGGTTGGCTGCATTGATAATTAGGGTTGAGTGTACCATTGATCGCCCAGTTCATTGGAGGTGAGAGCTGGGAACGGTTGAGATCTGGTGGCATTTTAAACACCTGCATCTGGAATGATGAAATTGACTTGCTTGGATCCATCTCTGTTGGCAAGATTGTACCATTTCGGCAACAATAAGGTTTAAACCCAAGGATCGTGTCATTGTACATTGTTGCAGGCAGATCAATTATGGTTGGCCTTCTTTGACAATTCAATACAGTGGAGAAGTCTAAACTCTGGTAATAAATACCTTGCGGTCCAAAGATACATTCTGAAGAATCTACGACAGATGGATACGCCCCTTTCATTGCAAATATGAATTCATCATTCATCCACTCCCAGCTCAATTTCCAATAATCAAGACGGCCAAGAGGGTTATGGTTTGAGATTGTGACCTGTGCCCAGTAATTCGACTCATATGTTTGGGTAACATCATACATAATTGTAAGGTCACCGCTCCCACGAGCCAAGAACCCATCACTTGCAGTGATGTTTGTTTTAGCATTTGGGTCTTGCACGCAACAGATTTCCGTCACATTACTTTTCCCTGAAAAATCATCAAGCATCCATGCTCATTAACATGTTCTCCATTCAAGTTGAAACACCCAAATCAACAAAGAAGCTATACATATTGTCTTCATAAATCAAAgtgtaattataattttgttcacaacaagaaaagaaaaagctaaaaaatcattttcattcttttatcaTAATTATGACAAATTCTCCTATGGTCATCATGACTCACTCAACAAGATCAACAAGACTTTCCTTACTAGTGAGACaagtccaaagaaaaaaaaagaggtcaaGTTTATGAATATACATGATCTCACACAAGTTGATATGGTCAACTACATTATAGGAGGCAATATTGAAATAATCTTCATCCAATTCtccttggaaaaaaaataaataaaaacaaaaaccaagaaGATTCAAGACATATTTTCATTGATCTAGTCTATCCCACCATCCTATAACAACAACCAAACTTTACGGCCAAAATTTTTTACAtcggctatggatcctcaactaCTCATAATTAGTCATATGTATTCTTTTCcgtcattttattttatcaaaagtcATACATTTAAAGCCTTAATATAacactcaaaacaaaaaatccaaacaaccccaaatatagcttttaaaaataaataaataaattgttggTTACACCTTAGTCCCAAAACTATAAAATGCATTATGCATACTCAACAAAATGGGCATATAAACAATTCATTCAAATGTATTCTTTTCCGTCATTctatcctatcaaaaaaaaaaaaacacttcaagCCGAAAAAAATGCAACAAATATAGAATCCAACACAACCCAAATGCCAAtatacccattaaaaaaaaattttaattaaatccaaaaaaaaaaagtggtaccTGTTGAGGACTTAGGACAAGACCAACCATCGTTGACAAGTGAAATGTTAGAAGGCATAGGAATACCAGGTGGAGCCACACCGAACTGAGTCCCGACCATGCTGACCTGAACTCGCATCTGGGTCAAGTCCCCGGCTGTCTCGGTCGCCGTCTTCAGATCCGTCATCGGGTACCCGACCAAAACGGTGCCGTTTCCCACACTCGCCGGCGAGCCAGTGCCTCCGTTACCAATCACGGCGTTAGTGGCCGAGACCAATAACTCGCCGTGTTGAAACCCAACGAACACTTTCCATGACTGTAGCTCCACGCGGTCGTTATTCTGAACAGTGAGTACGGATTCGAAGCGGTAGGGCTGGTGGGTCGGGTCGGATCCTGTAAGGTTGGGTGGGAGCTGGGAGCCGGTGACGTAGGCGTAGGAGACGTATATGCCGTTGCAGGAGTTGGGTCCGGTTGCTTGTTGAGAGAGTGTGGAGGGTAGGATCGTGAGTAGGAGCAGAACGGCGACGTAGAAGTGGCGGCGGAGTTGGGAGGCCATAGCTTTTtggtctgtgagagagagagagttttgaaagtttgaatttgaagtaagagagagaaggaaatgaGTAGagtttatatataaagtatggggttttagagagagaaacgCGTagagttttgtgtgtgtgtgtgtgcgtgtgtgggTTTTGTACAGTGTTTATAGTGTGTGTACAGCTTAGAGGGAGCTGTgtttttgctttgaattttttttttttttttgtatttttatattatttctttggTTTGCCATCTTGGAGTTGATCAAATCAAAGGAAGGAGGGGGATTTGGTCTTTGAACTGCGGATTTGGATTGGGAAAAGGATTGCTTGTATtgttttgattagttttaagtttacATTTGATTATTCTTTATGAACAATCCTCTTTGTGAATATAAACTTTGATTTaattatatgtaatattatgttttatatgtgtgtatatatacatgaGGGTCAACTAAAGCACAACACATATAAGCAAACCAAATTGAAACCATTTTCACCAGTCCTTCGTCATTAGTAATGACAACTATGAATAGATGAATGAAAAATTCACTTAACTATTCCATCATGACATTGATGTTATTATCTGAAAAAAAGTGTTGACTGTTCAGAGAGTCTCTAATTTATTGCACCCTAATTACTTCACATCACATTTGATTGGATACAATCTATCCCCTTTGAGGGCAAACCAAAAGGCCATCTTGTACCCTACAAGCCAATTGAGAAGTCAGGGTTTTGGGAATGCTTTTTGGCATGAAAGAGACCACCATGAGCAAGTATATATAAAAGGcataatattttaaagaatgtaagaaaaacctaacccaaaaaatcaatattgTTATTCTAAAGAATAAGCCCCTTAGGGAAGAGCTTATCTTACCAAGAGCTTTCTATAGTGCTTGTGCAAGATTCATTACCCAAATTCATTCCACATCTAGTGGTCTTCACTTGTCAAGAGAATCTCATCCCtcacaacattaaaaaaaaaatatatatatatatatatatatatcaaattgtataagtttgtaaattattaaattataatatttcaaattatcatttaaaatttattaatattataaatagCCCATTTTGTAGTAAGAACTAGacagtttgaaattttataagttcataacaaaatcattttatttgattaacTCAAAAAATATAGTGTAAGGACTGGATTTGGTTCCCAATCCTAAAGGGAAAATGAttcaggcccaaagagtccaccttctacaaatttattgtattagaCTCTTTAGGCCTAAATCTTTTTCCCTTTAAGATTGGAAACCAAATCCAATCCTTACATATAGTTTCAACTATAATTTAGTTACTAATTAGTATTCGCACAGAtgtaaacacataaaaattttTAGTTGTAGTGTTTACAACATATGagaaaattataagttaatcaAGTTTAAAATAAGACAATTACATCCCCAAAAATGACATccccaaaaatgaaaattatttaccTTGACCTCTcttgaaaaaaatgtttcaaaaattttatattgttgTCCATACTCCCTCCAAAAGGAAAttcaaggtttaaaaaaaaattcaaaacttttctTTTGCTATTCAAGGAAAGTTAGTGTAAATAGTTTGTATTATAGGGAAGTTGAGTGTCTTATTCTAAATTGAAGGGGAGGTGATTAATGCAATAACAGAAATTCAGAGAAGGTCAATGCAATTTttccaataaattattaatagtaccttttttttctattacgaaaaaaaaaaacctttatttaaacaataaataatcaaatccacccatggaaaattttttttttttaaaaaggaaaaaaaaggacagTTTAAATGTGAAAAGGTGTTGTCATGAATGTTTCCGTTGTTTCTTAGAAAGAAAAGGTGTTGTGAAGAATGATTCTTAGAAAGGTTCTGCGAATGttctttaatttgaatttgtaGTACCAACTAAACAACTCCTATACTCTATGATATTGATATGAGCTTCATATGGTCAAAGACATGTTTCTTTGATTCATATGGTCTACCAATAACGTAATGACAAGTGGACTATTCAGTcattttcacacacacaaccaatAAAAAATCAGGCAATCATTTGAAGCTGAGACGGTGGGTGattagtcaaaaaaaaaaaaaaagaagagagggtGGGTGACAACATGGTGTGGTTTAATTGGAGAGCTAATCGTGAGCCATTATATACTACCATATGAAACGCACAAAATCCCGGCTTGTGTTGCGGCCTGCGGACACGTCTTTGTCCAAACCAGTTGTAGGAAAAAATAGTCTTACGTTAAATGTTGTTGTGCATATGCACATGTACATTTAAaatcaatcacaattatatatatatatatatatatatgatttagaatttaattagatctaaacttttcagtttttgtacctaataattcatttgccataaaaattaaaagattagaCGAggcacatgacacaaaattgaacttcaattaaaatttagaatctaattgaatttagactctttaatttttgcacctaataattcacttgacaaaaaaattaaaaaattagatgagacacaaggcgcaaaattagacatgatttagaatctaattgaatctAGACTCTtcgattttgcacccaataattcacttgtcacaaaaattaaaaaattagatggagtacatgacacaaaattgaacttcaattaaaattcaatttagaatctaattgaatttagactctttaatttttgcacctaataattcacttgacacataaatttaaaattagataagACACGTGGTataaaattagacttcaatttaaaatttaattgtattttctctcagcttcacctattattattatatataaattagctTCTGAACACGTGTTTACggtctattttttttataaagattaataatttgcattcattataatttgagatactacatttttcaatcacaaaaaattcaTAGGAGTGTTATGAGTAATATGTGTTTAtggttaaaataatttttttatcacaccTTTAggtattttttgtaattgaaaaatgtaatatctcaaattataatgaatgcaaattattaatctttacaaaaaataaaagagcctctGAACACGCGCTCTAATatatgattaaaattttataaatgtaaAAGAATCATAAAAGAGATGAGTAACAAATTGCAAACATAGAATTATCAATGGGTAAgaaatttcttctctctctctctctctctctctctctctctctctctctctctctctctctctctctctctctctctctctctctctctctctctctctctctctctctctctctctctctctctcaatgctCCTCGTAGCCTTGTGAATCCTAGTAATGCCTTTGGAATGAAAGGATTTGATGTCCAGGAGTATTCGTCAAtctaaagaaaacaaaattatatttaaatcaACAACATAAAGCTTCATTGCTCCAGTGACATTGAACTCCACATTTGCGTCCTTTACATAAGCCCGAATAATGCTgcaaaaagatattaaaataactagacaaaattttatttgacatGAGAGAGGAAAAAAACTCCTTAAAAAGAGTGTATAAAAGAAATGGAATAGAAAATTTTACTActaactataaaaataaataaaaattcatgtaTTTGTGCTAGTCCTTCACCACAAACACTGTGCTACCTTTGCCCCAAAATTTACAACCgtattatcacaaaaaaaaaaaattaataataataataattatcatgaaaggggaaaaaaaaagaacccattATCAACCAAAGtttaatagagaaaaaaataaaaataaaaactcatatgGATTGAAATTGAAGTTGGAGAATGCATGTGAAGGTGCGAAAACAAATGGGTTTGGAATAAGCAAAGAAGGCAAAGAGATATGAGAGCGATGGATGTGGGAGTTGTCATTTAGAAAAATAATCCAACCAAACTGTGGTGTTATGGTtagcaatttgaaaatcaacaggaGAGTaatagagggcgtttggatgcagcttattgctgcgtccacgttttgattttttttattttttttttgtttctgctgCAGAGGGGACATGTGCGCACTGTGCGgcactgtgcgcgtactgttcatgtactttttcatcaattttttattaaaaatgggtcccgcatcactattcacacatttaaaaattattttgctacagtgttttcagttttcagcaataagttctatccaaacagacccatagTGTCTAAACTTAAGGGCTATGGATGAAAAGTTATAGTGATAATTTTATagtatgagtttttttttttttttttcttcctctcttcaatttcaaaaaaaaaaaaaaataattgttataagaaaaaataaagaagaactgttatcaaaatatatataaaataaagaagaatttatttgaaaaaaacaCGTGAGATCTCAGATTTAGGGAGTAGGAGTAAGGGAAacatgaattaaaaaaagaacaaaaaaagaaaaagaaaaagagaacctAATATCGAAAaggaataataaaataaacaaagagGTAattatcgaaaaaaaaaaaaagagagagaaaaagatcacgtgaaaaatgaaatagataaaggaaaaaaaaaattgcggccaattaaaaaagaaaaagatcacttcaaaaaaataatgataaataaataaagaaagagaaaagtgtAAATGTGGAGTAATGGGGGAAATTCAAATCTCTTAATAATTTCTTCTAAATAGAATTTGtaaatttatcttattttatagacaatgttttagaaaagaaaaaatggatagaaaaggaatgaaatgtggggttttaactttttaacgtgaatttcttcttctttttttaactttttaatgtggattaaaagaaaagtaatattTTGGACCAaccaattaagaaaaataaaggaatagaaaagTTTAAACGGGAAGTTTATTTCTAAATAAGTAAATTAGTGGGAGAGTGATCATATTTTGtagacaatattttagtgcaagttaaacatatatttttaccgGACTATCCcttaattttatctttacttaAACTTAGGAGTGTTGGGagtattttgaaaagaaaaaaaaaatccagtccaaacaagaaaaatctcttaaatagtagtataaatgTAATTAAGTAAAATCTatttcatctttaaaaaaaaaatgtaaaatctaGGAATTTTGTAcaagtagaatttttttttaatgtcttaCTCTTACGCTTACCTAATGTAAAACAATTTGATTAGGATAGATCCGGTAATGGGCCCAAAATTCAAATACGAGGTTTGTGATGCTGATCAGCATTGGCTAACGGATGTTTTAATGATATGATTTTGAAGGCCCACACATGAAAAACGTTGGGATGATGTGTGCCCTACTAAACAATGTGAGAGCTGGGTTTTGAGAAGTCATCGATGTCAATGAAATTTCCTTTTCAAGCAGTTATGGATATGTGAAGATTTTTGTTGCTAAATGAAACTTTATGACTTTTCAATGAAAACATTCGGATTAAAATTTTTCATCTTCTATTGTATCCATTGtccattaaataataataaataataataaaaaactagtaGATATTTGAACAGAGTTTATCACCAAACTAGTTTATaaagaaacccttcaaactccATTTGTTTTTTTCATGAAATGCTCATTCCAAGTATCGATTTCACTCATCCAAGAACAGATCTCTCGcttagagtgtgtttggttggggtgaaaacagGGAGGATGAAAactagagaaagaaaaatagggtaaaaaatgacatttttcactgttggttgagagggggagggggagagaaaagtggtgggacccacaagttttctctcctcCCTCTTCAAAATAtaatctctccaaattggagtgaaaaatgagaaatttttttgataaaactgCCCTcacttttcttgttcttttttttttttttccacggtaacgttggttttttttttttttttgactttctaCTGTaacattggtttttttttttttcttttttttttcttttgtttggtaaggtggtgggttcttcttttctttctttttttttttctcttaatttttatttttattactttttaagaaaacactttTGGATGATTTGTTATGCTATTTTATCtatacacatttaaaaaaaaaaatacaatgcaTTACTTTCTCTTGTATTTAAAAGGGACAcgatggtaaatttatacaaaccttattttcaactaaatcaaataatttttcatcccTCTACTTTTCCATTCTCTCAACCAAATATAACtgaggaaaactaaaaacttttctatcctcctacttttccatcctctctctattttctatcctttcaTTTTTCCATCCTCCCCACCAAATGGACACTTAGtgcactttttttcttttcttcattcaATCAATTTGTTGTCTACGTTTcagtttaataaaattgttaagaATAGTTTAATACTTTGGTTTCTAACAGCCCAGCAGGGAAACAGGTCTCATGCTTGAGTTTCTGACAAGTGTCACACTCTTTCACATACTGCTT
It encodes:
- the LOC142626126 gene encoding COBRA-like protein 7, with protein sequence MASQLRRHFYVAVLLLLTILPSTLSQQATGPNSCNGIYVSYAYVTGSQLPPNLTGSDPTHQPYRFESVLTVQNNDRVELQSWKVFVGFQHGELLVSATNAVIGNGGTGSPASVGNGTVLVGYPMTDLKTATETAGDLTQMRVQVSMVGTQFGVAPPGIPMPSNISLVNDGWSCPKSSTGKSNVTEICCVQDPNAKTNITASDGFLARGSGDLTIMYDVTQTYESNYWAQVTISNHNPLGRLDYWKLSWEWMNDEFIFAMKGAYPSVVDSSECIFGPQGIYYQSLDFSTVLNCQRRPTIIDLPATMYNDTILGFKPYCCRNGTILPTEMDPSKSISSFQMQVFKMPPDLNRSQLSPPMNWAINGTLNPNYQCSQPVQVSPSEFPASSGVPVNSTAVASWQVVCNITIPKSESPKCCVSFSAYYNDSVIPCKTCACGCPSNTARTCSATAPAMLLPSNALLVPFDNRTALSTAWARLQHEPVPNPLPCGDNCGVSINWHLYTDYTNGWSARITLFNWGDTSFADWFAAVELDKASAGFQQMYSFNGSTLSLNGVNDTIFMQGNPGLNYLVAEDQQQNPWVPGKQQSVISFTKKLTPGINVAKGDGFPTKVYFNGEECSLPSTIPSSGSRKVPAAIFSVLSVVVFMLMWQ